Proteins from a single region of Acidianus ambivalens:
- a CDS encoding DEAD/DEAH box helicase, which yields MEVLDKLTEGLKLFSADVAHVHTETALEPELGSKVDDLQIDERLKNSLKNIGITRLYKFQEKALEEIESRKNVLIISGTGTGKTEAFLIPILDLALKGEKSVIVYPTKALARDQLSRILRLIKNLPISVGIIDGDTPKIERDRLYANPPDILITNPDMIHVGLPLSPNFRRIIRSAEHFVFDEIHVYEGVLGSHLRMIIDRLKEFTNDIHIIASSATIGTSPYMFQELFDEPGEIIEGTKRRRGMAIHILVNSKGMSRWTLAAYLAALLIKNGLRTLVFTDSQQMAEVTAKIADRFGVNIQVHRAGILPSERIKIEEDLKNGKIMGVVATPTLELGIDIGDLDVVIMAEDPPSYSKYIQRAGRAGRRNRIGYIITILGDDPIDSYFLRKPEEFFNRKLTPLPFDTTNLEVIKVHAAAYLLEKGMIKLDSLPPLWVKALKELDKEGKVKIVNDVAYATKQTKIFVINSSLRSTGPIIKIYDGEKKIGERELPVALYDIYPNAVYLVSKKNYIVKDVDLNTLVARVERVDKDLPYYTKPLYDVDMVNFTEIESRKVYGLPVKYGEIEVRISVHGYIIHDFYSKKEENRGKEIEYDVPLTYTYKTKGLIIKHPILDDFSLIDGMEAYHATEHVLISAGRVVAGASLTDLSGISYPSGHVIIYDSVVGGSGVAKLLYDRLEDAYEVALDIVGKCDCEDGCPKCVYSPYCGNNNKMLSRKKSFRLISEVIKGKAASCDNMWGDSVS from the coding sequence ATGGAAGTACTTGACAAGCTTACTGAAGGATTAAAGCTTTTCTCGGCCGACGTAGCTCACGTTCATACAGAGACGGCTCTAGAACCAGAACTGGGGAGCAAGGTCGATGATCTACAAATAGACGAGAGATTAAAAAACTCATTAAAAAATATCGGAATAACTAGACTTTATAAATTCCAAGAAAAAGCGTTAGAAGAGATTGAAAGTAGAAAGAACGTATTGATAATTTCCGGAACAGGAACTGGAAAGACTGAAGCGTTTCTTATTCCAATTTTAGACTTAGCACTAAAAGGAGAAAAAAGCGTTATAGTTTATCCAACTAAAGCCCTAGCTAGAGACCAATTAAGTAGAATTCTAAGATTAATAAAGAACCTACCAATAAGTGTTGGAATAATAGATGGAGATACACCTAAAATTGAAAGAGACCGACTTTACGCTAATCCACCAGATATATTAATAACCAATCCAGATATGATCCACGTAGGACTTCCTTTAAGCCCTAATTTTAGAAGAATAATTAGGTCTGCAGAACATTTCGTATTTGATGAAATTCACGTATATGAAGGAGTTCTAGGATCTCACTTAAGAATGATAATCGATAGATTAAAGGAATTTACTAACGATATTCACATCATTGCATCAAGTGCCACAATTGGTACTTCGCCATACATGTTCCAAGAACTCTTTGACGAGCCAGGAGAGATAATTGAAGGAACTAAAAGAAGAAGAGGCATGGCAATTCACATATTAGTTAATTCTAAAGGAATGAGTAGGTGGACTTTAGCAGCGTACTTAGCAGCTCTTCTAATAAAAAATGGCTTAAGAACGTTAGTATTCACAGATTCACAGCAAATGGCGGAAGTCACTGCAAAGATTGCCGATAGATTCGGAGTTAATATTCAAGTTCACAGAGCAGGAATATTACCTTCAGAAAGAATAAAAATAGAGGAAGATCTTAAAAACGGGAAAATAATGGGAGTTGTTGCTACTCCTACTTTAGAACTTGGAATAGATATAGGGGACTTAGACGTTGTTATTATGGCTGAAGATCCGCCAAGTTATTCAAAATACATTCAAAGAGCTGGTAGAGCAGGTAGGCGTAATAGGATAGGTTATATTATAACGATTTTAGGTGACGATCCAATAGATTCTTATTTTTTGAGAAAACCAGAGGAATTCTTCAATAGAAAGTTAACGCCATTACCATTTGACACGACAAACCTTGAAGTTATAAAAGTGCATGCCGCAGCATATCTCCTTGAAAAAGGAATGATAAAACTTGATAGTTTACCTCCTCTTTGGGTTAAAGCTTTGAAAGAATTGGATAAAGAAGGTAAGGTAAAAATAGTTAATGATGTTGCCTATGCTACAAAGCAAACTAAGATTTTCGTAATAAACTCTTCTTTGAGAAGCACTGGTCCTATAATAAAAATATATGATGGAGAAAAGAAAATCGGAGAAAGAGAACTTCCAGTAGCTCTATATGATATTTATCCTAACGCTGTATATTTAGTATCGAAGAAGAACTATATCGTTAAGGATGTGGATCTCAATACTCTAGTGGCTAGAGTCGAGAGAGTAGACAAAGATTTGCCTTACTATACAAAACCGTTATATGACGTAGATATGGTGAATTTTACAGAAATTGAAAGTAGGAAAGTCTATGGTTTACCAGTAAAATATGGGGAAATAGAAGTTAGAATCTCAGTTCATGGTTATATTATACACGATTTTTACTCTAAAAAGGAGGAGAATAGAGGAAAAGAAATAGAGTATGATGTGCCTCTTACGTATACTTATAAGACTAAAGGATTAATTATAAAACATCCTATACTAGATGACTTTTCGCTAATTGATGGCATGGAAGCTTATCATGCAACGGAACACGTACTAATTTCTGCAGGAAGAGTTGTCGCAGGTGCTTCGCTTACAGACCTTTCTGGAATAAGTTATCCTAGCGGCCATGTAATTATATATGACTCTGTAGTAGGAGGTAGTGGAGTTGCTAAGTTATTATATGATAGACTAGAAGACGCTTATGAGGTTGCGCTGGACATTGTAGGAAAATGCGATTGTGAAGACGGTTGTCCAAAATGTGTTTACAGCCCTTATTGTGGTAATAATAATAAAATGTTATCTAGAAAAAAATCTTTCAGATTAATTAGCGAAGTAATTAAAGGTAAAGCTGCATCTTGCGATAACATGTGGGGTGACAGTGTTAGTTAA